One genomic region from Arthrobacter sp. FB24 encodes:
- a CDS encoding APC family permease produces the protein MSTGTTTAGGPGGSSGGPGPEVPSKGLRAGILDLGDSVMLGLASTAPVYSLAATLGLIVAVNGNYTPLILLLGFVPVLFIAYAFRELNTAMPDCGTTFIWARRAFGPWAGWLGGWGVALAGIVVLANLAQVAGQYLWLLVGDGSLAENDLLVTATGVVFIIFMTLVNYRGIRLGEHVQRVLTYVQYVSLGIFALAIVFRITGGAPEGQAFDFEWFNPAGAFADPGAVVHGALLALFIYWGWDTCLAVNEETENPSKTPGRGAVISAFVLMAIYVSVALLVMMYATVGTDGIGLGNAENQDDVFLAMKDVVLGPWGWLIVVAVLASVLSSTQTTILPTARGTLSMGVHGALPAKFGEVHPRNQTPGFSTQVMGAAAVVYYVAMSFLSQNLLSDSISAISLFIAFYYALTGFACVWFFRGTLRVSARNLWFRGILPLLGALMLTAAFFISAVQMWDPAYGDTEIFGVGGAFVSGVVLLALGVVLAVVCRFSPATRDYFMARQAQPSEL, from the coding sequence ATGAGCACAGGGACGACGACGGCGGGAGGACCCGGGGGAAGCTCCGGCGGCCCGGGACCGGAGGTCCCGTCCAAGGGGCTGCGCGCCGGCATCCTGGACCTGGGCGACTCGGTCATGCTGGGGCTCGCGTCCACCGCCCCCGTCTATTCACTCGCCGCCACGCTGGGCCTGATCGTGGCGGTCAATGGCAACTACACCCCGCTGATCCTTCTCCTGGGCTTTGTGCCGGTGCTCTTCATCGCCTACGCCTTCCGGGAACTGAACACCGCCATGCCGGACTGCGGCACCACCTTCATCTGGGCACGCCGGGCATTCGGGCCATGGGCGGGCTGGCTGGGCGGCTGGGGCGTCGCCCTGGCCGGCATCGTGGTGCTCGCCAACCTGGCCCAAGTGGCAGGGCAATACCTGTGGCTGCTGGTTGGCGACGGTTCGCTGGCCGAAAACGACCTTTTGGTGACGGCCACCGGCGTCGTGTTCATCATTTTCATGACCCTGGTGAATTACCGCGGCATCCGGCTCGGCGAGCACGTCCAGCGGGTGCTGACCTACGTGCAGTATGTCTCGCTGGGCATATTCGCGCTGGCCATCGTGTTCCGGATTACGGGCGGAGCACCGGAGGGCCAGGCGTTCGACTTCGAATGGTTCAACCCCGCGGGTGCCTTCGCCGATCCCGGCGCAGTGGTTCACGGTGCCCTATTGGCCCTGTTCATCTATTGGGGCTGGGACACTTGCCTGGCCGTGAACGAGGAAACCGAGAACCCGTCCAAGACGCCCGGCCGCGGGGCCGTCATCTCCGCCTTCGTCCTGATGGCAATCTACGTTTCCGTGGCGCTCTTGGTGATGATGTATGCCACCGTGGGCACGGACGGCATCGGCCTCGGCAATGCGGAAAATCAGGATGACGTCTTCCTGGCCATGAAGGATGTTGTGCTCGGCCCGTGGGGCTGGCTGATCGTGGTGGCCGTGCTGGCCTCGGTGCTGTCCTCCACCCAGACCACCATCCTGCCCACCGCCCGCGGGACGCTGTCCATGGGCGTCCACGGCGCCCTGCCGGCCAAGTTCGGCGAAGTCCACCCGCGAAACCAGACTCCGGGGTTCTCCACGCAGGTGATGGGGGCTGCCGCCGTCGTGTACTACGTGGCCATGAGCTTCCTGAGCCAGAACCTGCTTTCGGATTCCATCAGCGCCATCAGCCTGTTCATTGCTTTCTACTATGCGCTGACCGGCTTCGCGTGCGTCTGGTTCTTCCGGGGCACCTTGCGCGTTTCCGCCCGCAATCTCTGGTTCCGGGGCATCCTGCCGCTGCTCGGGGCACTGATGCTGACCGCGGCGTTCTTCATCTCCGCCGTTCAGATGTGGGACCCCGCCTACGGCGATACGGAGATCTTCGGCGTGGGTGGCGCCTTCGTCAGCGGTGTGGTGCTGCTGGCGCTGGGCGTGGTGCTGGCCGTGGTGTGCCGCTTCTCCCCCGCCACCCGGGACTACTTCATGGCACGGCAAGCGCAGCCCAGCGAACTGTAG
- a CDS encoding glutathionylspermidine synthase family protein: MKRLTATPRPDWKQKIEEQGLVFSTTTMPDGKKIEYWNESAYYEFTMDEVETLEKTAEDMHLMCLEAAKYLATGAMGNIGIGPQALELAAESLQAGDMDVYGRFDFVYDGRGGPAKMLEYNADTPTGLIEASVAQWFWLQDVFPEKDQWNGIHEALIRQWKKLQYRTGMSTLHIAHSEAEQSGEDWMTAAYMRDVAGQGGWTTIGINMSDIGWDPNLNRFVDLDNFMISTIFKLYPWELMMKEPFGQRLLQRAHNPRWVEPAWKMLLSNKALLAALWHLYPDHPNLLPAYLNEPGPLKEWVAKPLHGREGDNIKIHAAGVNMEQPGGYGREGWCYQQFHSLPDFDGNHPVLGLWVVDGESVGCGIRESDGPITDYFCRFVPNTIDAPAPLSVQAASASSSKAGIAL; this comes from the coding sequence CCTGACGGCAAGAAGATCGAGTACTGGAACGAGTCCGCATACTACGAATTCACCATGGACGAGGTGGAAACCCTCGAGAAGACCGCCGAGGACATGCACCTGATGTGCCTTGAGGCGGCCAAGTACTTGGCCACCGGGGCCATGGGCAACATCGGGATCGGTCCGCAGGCGCTGGAGCTGGCGGCGGAATCACTGCAGGCCGGGGACATGGACGTCTACGGCCGTTTCGACTTCGTCTACGACGGGCGCGGCGGCCCCGCCAAGATGCTCGAGTACAACGCGGACACGCCCACCGGGCTGATCGAGGCCTCCGTGGCGCAGTGGTTCTGGCTGCAGGACGTGTTCCCGGAAAAGGACCAGTGGAACGGCATCCATGAGGCCCTGATCCGGCAGTGGAAGAAACTCCAGTACCGCACCGGCATGAGCACCCTGCACATTGCGCACTCGGAAGCCGAACAGTCCGGCGAGGACTGGATGACGGCGGCCTACATGCGGGACGTCGCCGGCCAGGGCGGCTGGACCACCATCGGCATCAACATGTCCGACATCGGCTGGGACCCCAACCTGAACCGCTTCGTGGACCTGGACAACTTCATGATCAGCACCATCTTCAAGCTCTATCCGTGGGAGCTGATGATGAAGGAACCCTTCGGCCAGCGGCTGCTGCAGCGTGCCCACAACCCGCGCTGGGTGGAGCCGGCCTGGAAGATGCTCCTGTCCAACAAGGCACTCCTGGCCGCGTTGTGGCACCTGTACCCTGACCACCCCAACCTCCTCCCGGCCTACCTCAACGAGCCCGGGCCGCTGAAGGAATGGGTGGCGAAGCCGCTGCACGGCCGTGAGGGGGACAACATCAAGATCCACGCCGCCGGCGTCAACATGGAGCAGCCGGGCGGCTACGGGCGCGAAGGCTGGTGCTACCAGCAGTTCCATTCCCTGCCCGATTTCGACGGCAACCACCCCGTGCTGGGCCTCTGGGTGGTGGATGGCGAGTCCGTGGGCTGCGGCATCCGCGAATCCGACGGCCCCATCACCGACTATTTCTGCCGGTTCGTCCCCAACACAATCGACGCCCCGGCTCCTCTTTCAGTCCAGGCCGCCTCGGCCTCCTCCAGCAAAGCAGGTATCGCACTATGA